From the genome of Pelosinus fermentans DSM 17108:
TTCCTCATGGTATTATATGCGTTATGCAGACCCTAAGAATACAAATCTTCCTTTTGATTCCTCAAAGGCTGACTATTGGGCACCTGTCGATCAATATATTGGTGGTATTGAGCATGCGATACTACATCTTTTATATTCAAGGTTCTTTACAAAAGTGCTTAAAGATGCAGGATTAGTAAATGTAAATGAGCCATTTAAGAACCTATTAACACAAGGAATGGTTATAAAAGATGGTTCCAAAATGTCTAAGTCTAAGGGGAATGTCGTGTCTCCTGAAGAAATTATTGCAAAATACGGGGCTGATACAGCTCGATTATTTATTTTATTTGCTGCTCCGCCGGAACGTGACTTAGAATGGAATGATCAAGGCGTAGAAGGTTCTTATCGATTCCTTGGACGTCTATGGAGAATTGTGGATCACTATGCTTCGTTCATGGCAGGAGAAGAATCGGGATATGACAATAACACTCTTAGTAAAGAGGAACGAAATCTTAGACGTGTATTGCATGCAACGATTAAGAAAGTAACAGAAGATATTGGTGATCGTTTTAACTTTAATACCGCCATTAGCTCTATTATGGAATTAGTAAATGCGATGTATACCGCTAAGGATCAGAATCTAGCTGTCAATCCTGGGTTAGTGCGAGAACTTGTTTCAAGTTTATTGTGCTTGTTAGCTCCTTTCGCGCCTCATATCACAGAAGAATTGTGGAGTGAAACTATTGGTCAAGGTAGTGTGCATAAACATATATGGCCTGTGTTTGATGAGGAGGCTATAAAGTTAGAAGAAGTAGAAATTGTTGTACAGATTAATGGGAAAGTGCGGGAAAAAATTGTTGTTTCTGCCACACTTACGTCAAAGGAATTAGAAGAAAAAGTATTAGAGCAAGAAAAAGTGCAGGCACTACTTCAAGAGAAACAAGTGATAAAAGTAATTGCCATAGCAGGAAAATTGGTTAATATCGTAATACGTTAATGAATTTATTTTAGAATGTAATGATATAGAAATAGTCCGGTCGAATATAGCGATCGGACTATTTCTATATATCATTTACGTGGAACTGCTTCTTAAAAACAGATCTCCTTTAATTGAATCAAGAAACTTTTCTGAAAATAAATTGCCAAGAGAATCAAGGACATGTATAATAATACTAATAAGATAATATCAAAATGATAATATCAAAATGATGATATAAGAATTATCTTAAAGTGGAAACCGCCAATTACTCTATTTTTTCTAACGAAGACTTGATTCTGGTGGGGTCTTAGCTTCCATCGGATATGATAATTAGCGGGAGGTTAAGGATATGAATGAATCCAAACAAGGTTTTTTTAAAGATGATGGCAGCAATCATCAAATACACTCCTCGAATACGGTAGATATGGTTATTTTCAGCGCAATTGATAGTGAAGATAAAGATCCAAGACGACTGCCTGATAAAGTACTGCAAATTCTTTTGGTAAAAAAGAAAAGGGATGTATTAAAAACAAATGGCAATGCATCACAAGAGGGAAAATGGTCTTTGCCGGGAGGGTTTGTTAATTACGAAGAAAGCATTGATGAAGCTGCTGTAAGAGAATTGAAGGAAGAAACAAACTTGGAGAATGTATATATGGAGCAGCTTTATACATGGGGGCGAGTCTATCCTAACCTTCATAGAAGGGTGATCAGTACATCCTACATGGCCTTGGTAGATCGAAAAAAGTTTACTGTAAAATCAGGTGAAGATGCAGAAGATGTACGATGGTTTAACGTCCGCAGCAATGTCATTGGCAAATATAAACATCCAACGATAAATGGATATATTCTTGAGCAAACCTTTGAAATTATAATAGAAAATAAAGAGATTACCATAAAAGATCATGTGATAGTAAAAAATACAGTAGAGGGACATATCTCAAAAACAGAAAACACGTATGTTGAGAATAAAGATGGCTTAGCTTTTGAACATGCTAAAGTAATACAGTATGCTCTTGATAGGTTGAAAAATAAAGTAATGTATACGGACATTGCTTTTAGCTTGATGCCAGAATTATTTACGCTTACAGAATTACAAAAAGTATATGAGGTTTTATATCGCCGGGAATTAGCAGATGCTTATTTTCGAAAAAAAGTTAAAAGAATGCTTACCAAAACAGCATTATTATCAGAAGGTAAGCAGTTTAGACCTTCCAAGTTATATCTTTTTAATCCGCGATGGAAGGATGAAGAAGAATAGCAGAGTGAGGCGCTGCAAGGAAAATAAAGAATCATAGTTTGTGAGTTTAAATAGTCTGTATCTTTATTCAATGTGAGAGAGGGGCAAAAAAATGGCTATATTTAATGGTGAAAGATTAGCAGCAGAAATTTTTAAAATTGAAGCAGATAAAATTCGGCGAGGCTGGTATTCTGATAAATATTTTAGTAATAATGTAATTTTATTAGAAGCATTGGCAAAGGAAGGGTATACGTTTGCCGGCAATAGTGACATAAAAGATGTGGATTGTTCTATGGTGCAGGTTGGCGATGTAGAAGTTGAAATGCAATTTTTTACTCGCAGAAGACCATGGAGTTTAGTCGCTGGGGTAGATGAGGCGTTAGCAATTATAAAAATGTGTACCGGTTACTTTGATGAAGAAGGAAACTTTGTAAATACCTACCATACATTAGAGGTTGAAGCAGTGCAGGATGGCACTTTTGTTGAGTATGATGGAGATCCATTGAGTGTGCAACCCGTTATTAGAATTCGTGGCCGTTACCGGGATTTTGCTAATCTAGAGACGGTGATCTTAGGGGTCATTGCTGAGCCAACTCGAATTGCCACAAATGTATATAATACATTAGTCGCTAGCCGCTCTAAAGATATTTTGTTTTTTCCCGCACGATTTGCTCACTATAAAATGCAGGCTTTGCATGGATATGCCTATTCATTGGCGATTCAAGCCTACAACCAAAAATATAGTAAGAAAAATTCTCGATTTGTAAGTACAGATGAACAGGGAACTTGGTGGGGCGGAGAAGGTGGAGGAACCATTGCCCATGCGACAATTTGTTGTTTCTTGGGAGATACCGTTGAGACTATGATGCAGTATTCCCGCATTTTTGATAAAATCGTTTCCAGATTGGTATTAGTTGATTTTCATAATGATTGTGTCGGTGAAACGAAAGCTGTAATGACGAAGATGTTTGCTGCCTACCTTGCTTATTATAAAAAGGGCCAATTTGATGAAGCAGAAAAATATAAGCTATATGGGGTACGTCCTGACACCTCTAAAAATATGCGGGATAAATCCATTGTTCCTACGGGAAATAAGCAGCAGGATATGGGAGTGTCACCGAGACTTGTCTGGAATTTGCGAGAAGCAATTGACAGCGTTTATCATGAGTGGGACCTAAATGAAGAGGAAACTGCAATTGCCAAAGAGTGGTGTGAACAAGTCAAGATTTGTGTCACAGGGGGATTTAATGCAAAAAAAATAAGAGAATTTGAAGAGATGGATGTACCTGTGGACATTTATGGAGTTGGTTCTTCTTTACTGGAAAACTCCGATGAAACCAATAATGATTTTACTGCGGATATCGTTCGTGTAAAGATTAATAGTCAATGGTACAATCTATCTAAAATTGGTCGCTCTGTCTGCGAAAATCCTAATTTGGAAAAAATTCAATAATTATATAAAAAAATAATCCCTATTGTAAAGGAAAAACTATGTTTTTGTCGAAGGAATAGGCAAGTTACAATAGGGGGGATATCGATGGTTGAGCAGCGGAATAAGTTATTATTTATTGTGATGCTGGCGATATTGATTGTAGCAGGCAGTTTCTATAGTTTTTGGCAGAAGAACACAGTGGCCGAAGTAGCATCTTCCGATGGCGTTGCAGTTAAAAATGAATCTCATCAGCCAGAACAATCTGATGAGATCTTCGTATATATAAGCGGTGCTGTTCATAAACCAGGTGTATTTAAAGCATCTCCTAATTCTAGAGTATTTGATATCGTAGCGATGGCTGGCGGTCTTACAGCTGAGGCTGATGTGGCTAAAACCAATTTGGCTCAGGGAATCAAAGACGGTATGCATATTCATGTAGTGGATAAGCTTCCGGTTTCCAATGAGCATTCAGCAACGACTGGCACCACTAAGACAAACGTAGGTAATAAAGTCAATATTAATCATGCTGATAAAGGCGAACTAGACACACTGCCAGGTGTGGGACCTGCGTTAGCAGAGCGAATCATTGAATATCGCCAAACAAATGGCAGTTTTACCAGTATTGATGAACTAAAGAATGTTCCTGGAATCGGATCAAGTAAATTTGACAAAATGAAAGAAAAAATCACAAATTGATAATTAGATCAATTTCAGCATGGACCGGATAGTGTGGAAAATGCCGAATATTTCCGAAGCATTCTAAATGAAAATACTTGACAGCTTATTTATCGTGGTGTAATATCTATATAAAGTTACATATCTTAAAAAAAATAATGATTATGGTTGATCAGTTGAGCTGAAGACCAGAGATGTTTTTATACGTCTCTGGTCTTTTTTGTCGTCTTTTTGACAAGAAAGAACAGAGGATGACAAAGAATTATATTCATTATTTTCGAATTGTATCTTTTATGCAATTGGTATATAAAATCAGAAAAGGAGGTTGATAGTAATGAAAAAGCTAAATGCATGGCTACCGGTATTATCGGCAATTTTGGCAATCCTTGTAGATTATGGAGTTGGAAATATTGATAAACATACGCCTGCAAAACATCCTTATTTCATGTATTTACTTGTGGTTTTGCTTGGAGCTTTTACAATCATTGCATTATTATCATATTTTAATCCAAAAGTAAAGGAATGGATTGAAGACAGATCTTTATTTATTGCCGCAACAATTTTATTTCTAAATGTAATTAATATAGTGACCAAGAAACTAGGACTTCTTCCTGTGATCTTCTTTCCAACGCTTGACAAAATATTAAGCATTATTATAGAAGACCGGGATTTTCTTGCCTTGTGTCTCGGTTCTTCAGGAAAGCTTCTTTTTACAGGATATTTTTTTGGTGCAATTGCTGGGTTTGCTACAGGTATAGCTGTAGGATTCAGCAATTCGGCAAACTATTGGATTAGTCCTCTAATCCGTATATTGGGGCCAATTCCTGCGACGGCATGGATTCCACTAGTACTCATTAGCTTTCCAACAACATTTACGGCCAGTGCATTTTTGATTGCCCTTTCAGTATGGTTTCCGACAACTGTTATGACAAGCAGCGGTATTTTTAATGTTCGCAATGCGTATTTTGAAGTGTCAAGCACATTGGGAGCGGGAAAGTATTATCAAATATTTATGGTTGGTGTTCCTGCCGCTATGCCTCATATGTTTATCGGGCTTTTTAATGGAACGTGTGCTTCCTTTATCACATTGATGACAGCTGAAATGTTAGGTGTTAAAAATGGCATAGGCTGGTACATTAATTGGCAGAAGGAGATGATGGCTTATGCAAATGTCTACGCAGGACTGATCATAATTGCTGTTACATTCTCGATTCTCATTACACTGCTGTTTAAA
Proteins encoded in this window:
- a CDS encoding NUDIX hydrolase is translated as MNESKQGFFKDDGSNHQIHSSNTVDMVIFSAIDSEDKDPRRLPDKVLQILLVKKKRDVLKTNGNASQEGKWSLPGGFVNYEESIDEAAVRELKEETNLENVYMEQLYTWGRVYPNLHRRVISTSYMALVDRKKFTVKSGEDAEDVRWFNVRSNVIGKYKHPTINGYILEQTFEIIIENKEITIKDHVIVKNTVEGHISKTENTYVENKDGLAFEHAKVIQYALDRLKNKVMYTDIAFSLMPELFTLTELQKVYEVLYRRELADAYFRKKVKRMLTKTALLSEGKQFRPSKLYLFNPRWKDEEE
- a CDS encoding ComEA family DNA-binding protein, coding for MVEQRNKLLFIVMLAILIVAGSFYSFWQKNTVAEVASSDGVAVKNESHQPEQSDEIFVYISGAVHKPGVFKASPNSRVFDIVAMAGGLTAEADVAKTNLAQGIKDGMHIHVVDKLPVSNEHSATTGTTKTNVGNKVNINHADKGELDTLPGVGPALAERIIEYRQTNGSFTSIDELKNVPGIGSSKFDKMKEKITN
- a CDS encoding ABC transporter permease; the protein is MKKLNAWLPVLSAILAILVDYGVGNIDKHTPAKHPYFMYLLVVLLGAFTIIALLSYFNPKVKEWIEDRSLFIAATILFLNVINIVTKKLGLLPVIFFPTLDKILSIIIEDRDFLALCLGSSGKLLFTGYFFGAIAGFATGIAVGFSNSANYWISPLIRILGPIPATAWIPLVLISFPTTFTASAFLIALSVWFPTTVMTSSGIFNVRNAYFEVSSTLGAGKYYQIFMVGVPAAMPHMFIGLFNGTCASFITLMTAEMLGVKNGIGWYINWQKEMMAYANVYAGLIIIAVTFSILITLLFKVRDNVLVWQKGVIKW